The genomic stretch GATTTAGAGCTTTATACAGCTTGGGAAACTGTTAGGAGAAGCCTCTGGTGTAGTTGGAAGCTTTATGGTATAATTTCCAGCTTTTCAAGCTAGACTAACCATGAGAGAGTTACTTATAGACGTGCTTAGTAATCTTCCCTTGTGTTAGAGTATAGTTGTTTATATATGTGCTTATTAGGTTATTTTATACTATAATTGGGAAGAACCTATCTTTCGTGTGATTGATATTTATTTTTGGgtataaatatattcacattaATAATGTTTCGTCTCTTTTCTCATTTTTCATCAAGTTCCTATCATTTCAACTGGTTTGGTTGTGATTTTATTATCCTTCTTTTTTTACTATCTTTAATAACAAGAAAGTTTTAGTATCCATATTGTTTTCTCTATCTAATATAATTATTGGCTTCGTTGTCGTATTTTATGACAATGGTTCATCTTCTTCTAGGTTCCATTTTCCATCACAAAATTTGTAGCTAGTGGAGTTGGAGTGGCTTTACCCACCAAGCAGTTATTTAAAAGTCTTGTTCTTACCATATTATTCCCCCTTATTTTGGGAAAGGTAATGGAGTTTTCTCTTTCACATATCTTCAATACGGAATATACTATTGTTTGAATACTTTATAAGCATTGTGGTTCTGAACTGCAAAAATATGACCTCCTTCCGTGAACTTACTGCTAGGTTTCTTTATGTTTATGAGGTTGTTTCACTTTCTTAAGTTGTGATGCTGATCTTTGCAACATGATGTGGTTTGACCAACTACATGATATTCCATAATGAAATTAATTGTGTTTTATTTACTATCACGAAGCATCTCTAAAGTTAGGCTGCTTCATGAGTGTGTGCGAGTGGTTTTAAACCCCACTTATTATTGCTCTCTAGAATGACTTTTAATTCTCTTTAGAAACAGGTATTATTGCAAGTAATAGGCGATGTCATTTGGGCATGGGTGTTAAATTGTATAAGTTACCAAATTAAAGTTGAAGAATTGAGCCAATATATTGGTCATATTATTCAAAATGACTCTTCAAATATCCTATCTTGCCACTTTCTTGTTTCTTGATTGCAGATATAGttttttggtatttaatctttTACCTGTTGACCACATCAATTTTGTAGCATAATTTCATTTTGTCGAAATTCTATGTTGCTGTAAACCCTGGTTGTAGTATGCATTTGTGTTTGTCTTGTCAATAGTTTGAATTTTGTTTGAGGTCGGTGCTCAAATTATTGTGCTACACTCAGTTtgttaaaagtattttaataattttcattGCTTTGAATGGGCAGGTTCTTCGTGAATCTTTTAAAGGTGTGTCCTATTTTCTATGCTTATTCGAACAGTTTGCTTGTCACTTGTTTTGACAGAAAAAAGTAATTGTGTTTTATGAAGAAATGATAAGTAGTGAGAATAAAATTGTAATGCAGTTTTCTAGAAGTCTTTGTTGCAAAGCAGTATACTATAGTTATGGGCAAGTAGTTGTATTATTATTTGCTTAAATGTCACTTGTAATTATTTCCTCATACTTAGGTAATTGATAAAATGTAACCCCTCAATTCATAAGAACATAACACATAACAACTGATAAAATATATCCATGTAGAATAGATGGTCAATCCCTCAACACATCTTTTAGGGAAACCTCATTTGAAAGGTTATTTACTGTATTATATCGTATAAAAGCTAATTGCTCATAATCTTAAACATGTGACCATAGAAGCCTCTTTAAAATATGAAAGGGCTTGATAAATTTCAAAGAGAAGTTGATAGGCATGTTTTGTAGTTAAGAAGTTTGTTGGTTAATGGGTTAGTCTTAGAATTTGGGTTGAACATAATCCAACCTTACAAAACAGGCTTTCCTAAGTTTTATAAACACGTGGAACTAAATCCACCCTTTCATATgcaacacaatgaaggtgttggagGCTCCAAGAACGTAACCCAAATGCTGCAAGTAGGCAACTAGGAGTAGACTGCAATGAAGGTGGAATTTTTTACACTGTAAACCGGGATCTTCTTTTATTCTTGTTCTATACCAGTTGGTTTCTATTATAATGCTGCAAAAAAGAAAATCAGAGCTGATTCACTCACTCACTGACTCTTTTCGCCCTCGGCCTTAATCACATATACATTCTGCTCCGAGCCAATTATAGCACTCCTCTCATATGCTCGTTTGGTCTCCTTCTGTCCAACCCTCTCGAAACacattttccttttcaattttactTCTCTTATATACATGTGTCAAAGGACACCATCAGTCATCAGTTGTGCATTGCCATGATTGCCCTCCTCTTTACTTCTGCCAAAGCCATGAAGGAgaatcatataaaaatataaaattgatcGAGCGTATATAGACAGTTATGTAATCATCCTAGTGCATTGACTCCTTTACCACTCCGTATATAAATAGTCGGTTAACTACCTTAACATAATCACTTCCCCTTCTAAGAGACAAAAGAATGATAAGTGTATGCATAAAGGAATGTTGGGAATGTGACATGTCTTTATGCTACATTTCTGCTTCCTCGAGCTGATTGATTTTGCGTTATGTCAACGAGTTGGTGAGTCGGGTTTAgttctctttattttatttgcTATAGGAAGATATATGCTAGTAGTCTAATCTTTTTGTTCTTTATTTAAAAGAGAATGTCTTGCTCTCGTTTAGTGCTGATTCTCCATTTTTCTATGCAATAACATGATACTTGTTGAAACTATTTGTCTTGATCAGATTTGCATTACAGGTGTCGCTGACTTTGTTGACAGAAACCGTAAGCTTTTCTCAGGGATCAGTGCATTTTTCCTTAGCCTGGTAAGACTGATTCCATTGCAGGGTTTCCTTATTTCTTTTCTCCAAGTTGGTGATTTTCCTTGCACCAATGTGGTGAAAAAGAGTacttaagttttattttattttctttaatttttacaGAGTCATGTGTTGTGAAATGGATGAGATGCTTTTGCAGTTTCTTTAAACTAATTATATCATTGCACCAGTGGTATGTTCATCTGttgattttttacaaaaaaatgcAAATAGTGTTTTTACGCCACAAAGTAGAGAAGAAAGTGAGCCATCTGTTTAATTGATTCATGAAATCCCTGTACAAAGCGAGCCATCTAAAATTGGTACATAAACAAGTCAGTTTCTGGGGAATAGTTGTTCGTTAAATGCTGCCTTTTAATTCAATCCATGAACGCCTTGCATATATTACCAGTTATCCTACTGGACAAATAATTTTTAACTAAAAATTTTAGAGGCTCTTCAGGAATTTACTTCCttctcataaattatatcatattTAGCTAAACCTTTAAcacaaaaaaaatgcattttaatGGTCTATCATTACACATGAGTTATAATAATAGGATATCATTATGATGTTTGACCAATGTAGCCAAGTCTATGAAATGGGACAAGGTTTTGGCGGGTGGTGTTTAAGTCTATATTTGGTTCAATATTTTATCAACAAGGTATTACTGGAAAGTTATGGTAATCAAATATTATCATGCAGGTACCTTGGACACAAGTGAGCAAGTCAAGGCCACTGTTGTTAATCGTGAAGCCCAAAGTTTTTCTTGTAGCCATTGGACTCGGACTGTATGTCCAACATGCTTCAGTTTGTTTACATTGTGTGATAACTGCGATCTGTTCTCACTAGTTTTCAATTCACTAATTGATTGTTTTGGAAATATTAATTGAGTAAATAAAAACAGATTATGTATTTTATTCTAAAACTAATAGTTTATCAAATGAGTTCCAATTTCAAGTGAGTACCCACTTTAGAGTAGCTGTGGTCCGTAATTGATTGCAGAGGATGCTACTATTAAGTTTGGTTAATTAGTTAGTTAGGTTGGTAAGTTGGTTAGGAATTTAAGAAGTTAGTTAGCACAATAAGCTCTATAAATAAGATAATTTATTGTATAGTTCACATGTTTTCAATTAACAATGTTACTTTTTAGAGTCTTATGTACTTTTATCGTTCATATGCATATGATCTGGAACCATAACAACCTCTAATTACCAACATAAGTCATTAGAGAAAGTATTCGGTGGCACTACTCTGCATATTGATTAGTTGTTTTAAAGGACATCCAACATACACGGAGTTATGGTATCTAACATTGACTTTCATGGTGCATTGCAGACTTCTTCATTTGACCTTATTGGTATTCAACAGCATTGCTGTCCAGAGTCTTTCAATTATCTCTGGTGGTGAAAAATCAACTTTTTCCCGCAAAGAAAATGCCAACGCGCTCATATTAGTCGCAAGCCAGGTGAAAAATCAACTAGTTATTTATCACTTTCTCAATATCGATCACATATAAAATAGTTATACTTCATTTGATTTTATCTCAAAAAAACATGCTTTGATACCTTTCAGAAAACATTACCAGTAATGGTAGCAGTTATCGAGCCACTTTGTGGTGCATTTGGAGAATCCGGGTTACTGGTTCTTCCTTGTATTGCAACACATCTAATCCAGgttattcatttgtttttttcAACCGTTACTTCTAATATTTCATTCTCATTCTAACCCAGAAGTCCTTGTAGATTATTGTGGACTCTTTTCTCGTCAACTTCATGCGCCGCAAAAACAATGTTAAGATGGCTTAAGGAGAGGAAATTTTATTCATTCTGGCAATCCGTCCCAGCATATTGTTTCCAACCTTTAGTTTCCTTTTTACTACAGCTCACTTACAGGATTTGTATTTATATCTCTATCTTTATACCAAGGTAGTGGACGTTCAAACATGTCCCTTGTTCTCCTAAAAATTTCAAACACATTCACCACCTATGATCCATAGTATACGTACAGTATacaacatttaagaaaataaaaaagaaagtatCAAAacataaataagtaaaaaataaaaaataatgtttagttaaaataattaaaagaaataatttaattaaaatacaccgagattataaaaaaatttatactatCAGTTAATCACAACCGTTGATAAGTTAgaaatgtttaattttttttttaaataatataattgaatggttatgaTGCATTGATGATGTAAATGTTTTTATACTTACAATGTATAAcaattaaacttaaaaaaaaaggtCATGCATAATTACAATAATATACATATTTGGAGAAAATCAAAAACCTCATtccacaaaaaaaataaaataaaatgaagtatGGCGAATAACGTGTATGGGTATTTTGCGCTTTATGAATTACGTACCATCATTATTGGCCTTTTGAAAAGCACTGAATGTGTAAGTAGGTTCTTGTGATTGTTTTGTTTAATTAGATTTGAGTTAAGTATACTTTGATCACTTCAAAGTATGAATTATTTAGTTCAGgagaaaaaaaatcttatataaTCGTTTGTTCAatgaatttaattggaatatactGACGGTATAAAGAAGTTTTACACCGTCAGTAAATCACAACCGTTAATCTATTGgaagtgtttgacttttattttaatttttaaaaagtaatataattgagtggttgtgatgcattgatagtgtaaaaagttttacactgacagtgcatagcAATTAAACTCTATTTGGCACTCACATATTTCACGTTTTTTGAAATGAAAGAGTTCTTGTCGATTTTGTCTACTGAAAAAAAGGAAAATCAAGTACTAAAGCACGGACTTTTTAAATGGCATGATGTCGACGTGATAGCTGAATTAATATTAAATGAATATTATCATAAAGTAACAATTTTAAATTCACCATGTCTTTCCTTTTTGACAAACAAATGATAcacataatatatattattgtatGAAAGAGAGTATATATATAATGAGTTGAGTCCGTTTATGTTTGTTGTAGAAAGAAAATGTTGAGGAGAATTGCATCAGTTTTGTTGATTGTAATTTTGGCCTTAGCATACAAGGCCATTAAACCTCCAGCCCCAAGAACGTGTGGTTCACCAGGTGGTCCACCCATAACAGCACCAAGGATAAAGCTGAGAGATGGAAGACATTTGGCCTACAAAGAATATGGTGTTCCAAGAGAGTTAGCCAACAACAAGATTGTATTCATACATGGCTTTGGATCTTGCAGACATGATACAGTCATTGCAGCAAGCCTTCCATCTGTAAGTTACCTATTCAATTGGTTCATTTTTCGTTCAATTTGTTGATTGAGTAATTAATTTGGTTAGGGGTTGCTTGAGGAATTGGGAGCATATATTGTGTCATTTGATAGACCAGGGTATGGAGAAAGTGATCCTGACCCGAAAAGAAGTGTCAAGAGTTTGGCTCTTGATGTTGAGGAACTTGCAGATAAGCTGGAATTAGGTTCCAAGTTTTACGTGATGGGATTTTCTATGGGTGGACAAGCTGTCTGGGGTTGCCTCAAATTCATTCCTCACAGGTTGGTAACGCAATTATTGCTCCTTCTTTACAATAATAAACCACACAACTaccatttattaaattattttaattctttaacTTGTTCAAATTTCACCAACCATTCATATACTTTGTTATCTCTTTAGGTTTTTATGTTAGGAGCTTTccggtttttgttttgaaaattaaatatCGAGTCAATTGAACTATAAGCTAGTTGATAAGCTacaggggcggagccaaggcccagctagcccgggcaggcgcccgggctcaacgcctattttctttgtactccccaaatttaatagtcgatttttaaacaaaatcagggacaaaattagtaaaaataaggtgtgaaaattaaaacagatgaataatcaatggtgtaaaaATCCAGACTGcctaaaattcctggctccgccactagCTATAGCGGCggactaataaaatagttgatgagttatagtttatagttgatgattgagactgatagttgataagttaattgaattgtttggtaaaattaacggttcaattaatttataaatataaaataatataaaaaatatttaataaaaataattattttattttaaattaaaataaattataaattataaaagataaaagtaaatttttgttaaaataataaggataaaaaagaaagaaaaaatgaaaagctATAAGATAAAATGAAATAGCGTCTGAGAAATAAATTATAAGCTCGACGAAAAGACCATTACCAAACAGatataaattatcatatgagcttataaggtataagttataagttataagTTCAAAAATATGTCTTATCAAACAGAGGCAAAGTAATAACTATTCTCGTCAGGAATCGATAAAAGATGAGATATGAAAGTTGTGTATTGTTGCAATGGATCTCTGCTTTTAATAAGGTAGAGAGAGTGAGAGAAATTAGAATTAGTGTATGAGTGACAATAAATTTGAATAACTGAAGTAATACGCATAATCCTTATATATCAAGAACGGTTAAAATTGCTTGCGTACTACGTGGAGTGTTGTGTGGACAGTCGTCATACTAAAAAGTGTTACTGATGCACTcttagcattttccatttattaatgATGTGTAATTACGATGTCGCGATATTACTATTTGAATTAGAAAcatttaatttcataataataagTTTATACTTGATCAATTTTGAGGGATTAGGACAAAATTGAAAAGAACATATATTGTCTCATTAAAGTTCTTATAAGAAAAACACAATAGAATAAAACctctaaaacaaataaataaataattgcattgcatacataacaacaacaaaaaacactAATGATGCGTAAgacttttataagaaaatactgCACAAGACTTTTATAAACATTTAACAAATTATGATGCATCAAATCTTATGTGAGTTTATACTTTGACAAGTCTTCATCTTACAAAATGATAACAGACTTGCTGGGGCAACATTGTTGACTCCAGTGATAAACTACTGGTGGCATGGACTTCCTTACAACATGTCCACAAAGGCCTATTATCAGCAACTTCCACAAGATCAATGGGCTGTTCGAGTTGCTCATTATGTTCCATGGCTTACATACTGGTGGTTTACTCAAAACTGGTTTCCTACTTCAAGTGCAGTACATGTCAATCCTGCTATTCTTTCTCCCCAAGATTTGTCCATTGTTTCCAACTTAGTTCCAAAACAACATCAAGTATGAATatgataatttacatttttatttttagtcttttaGCTAGCATTATAGATACATAAATACTCATGTATTGTTGTCATGCAGTCACAGGTGAAACAACAAGGTGAGCATGAATCTATATGCCGTGACGCCATGGTTGGTTTTGGATCTTGGGACTTTGATCCACTTGATCTTGATAACCCTTTCCCAGATGATACGATCCAAGTTCATCTATGGCAAGGTGATGATGATCGGCTTGTCCCCGTTGCACTGCAACGATATATTGCTCAAAAGCTTCCATGGATTGAATACCATGAATTACCAGGTGCTGGACACTTGTTTCCATTTATCAAAGAAGTGAGTGCAGCTATCATCAAGACACAGTTGCTGGATACAAAATAATTTATTGATGAAGCTAAGCTGCCATTGTTAGTTTTGGTGATGTTGTTAAAAATTTAAAGTGCAAATCGGGAGTGGTACTTTACTATTTAC from Vicia villosa cultivar HV-30 ecotype Madison, WI linkage group LG4, Vvil1.0, whole genome shotgun sequence encodes the following:
- the LOC131595641 gene encoding uncharacterized protein LOC131595641, translating into MLRWLKERKFYSFWQSVPAYCFQPLVSFLLQLTYRICIYISIFIPRKKMLRRIASVLLIVILALAYKAIKPPAPRTCGSPGGPPITAPRIKLRDGRHLAYKEYGVPRELANNKIVFIHGFGSCRHDTVIAASLPSGLLEELGAYIVSFDRPGYGESDPDPKRSVKSLALDVEELADKLELGSKFYVMGFSMGGQAVWGCLKFIPHRLAGATLLTPVINYWWHGLPYNMSTKAYYQQLPQDQWAVRVAHYVPWLTYWWFTQNWFPTSSAVHVNPAILSPQDLSIVSNLVPKQHQSQVKQQGEHESICRDAMVGFGSWDFDPLDLDNPFPDDTIQVHLWQGDDDRLVPVALQRYIAQKLPWIEYHELPGAGHLFPFIKEVSAAIIKTQLLDTK